The Rhodopseudomonas palustris genome window below encodes:
- a CDS encoding AsmA family protein, with protein MKISKLAGILVAVIVAAAVLLFVVGIPSGAMTSAIQSRVERDTGYRIAIGGASKVSLFPGFSVTLNDVTLQNPNDRNPDSRLTIGRVRAELPLGSVISGKPHVSELTLTRPELRVPLIRARAPTASSPPSAIRNGRQIETVIDRVIVEDGVVVMANAADRVEDRIEGMNAEITIDAERRVSAVGGAQLGGRPAKYEIKAALPAVDAQPVPLEFKLDAPDLLPAPLAAKADVRLRGTLLQISGLSGTLGDGAFNGWASADLAGKPRLKLDLDFQRLDLGNPRAPAQPAGAPWSDARIDLSGLNYVDAELRLSAAELDLGAAHFAPASIDAKLVGGVVTAQFSQIGVYGGEAEGRLGIDASQPTPSFSLSGDLDGVRALPLLGGLAEFDRIDGKMQAKLALRASGDSQRAILSSIAGTAFVNVRDGEIRGLNVARMIRNLTSSTLSGWQQSGTEATDLTQLGASFRIAQGKAATADLALAGPLVRMTGAGTIDLGAKTLALKVEPKLVLNIQGQSGTAQSGAANAEPVGLGIPVMIEGPWASPRIFPDAAGILDNPDAAYARLRQMGTGLFGALGGGANSSAGGAQGTDNPLGGALGESIGRLIQQGLQSGGAAGSPRDATPSQPPSPQQPGAAPADRTDDATMNAIMKQLFGRQ; from the coding sequence ATGAAAATCAGCAAGCTTGCCGGCATCCTGGTCGCGGTCATTGTCGCCGCGGCCGTGCTGTTGTTCGTCGTCGGAATTCCATCGGGCGCCATGACCTCGGCGATTCAATCCCGCGTCGAGCGCGACACCGGCTACCGGATCGCGATCGGCGGTGCGAGCAAGGTGAGCCTGTTTCCGGGCTTCAGCGTCACGCTGAACGATGTGACGCTGCAGAACCCGAACGATCGCAATCCCGACAGCCGCCTCACGATCGGGCGCGTCCGCGCCGAACTGCCGCTCGGCAGCGTGATCTCGGGCAAGCCTCACGTCAGCGAATTGACGCTGACCAGGCCGGAGCTTCGCGTCCCGCTGATCCGCGCGCGCGCGCCGACCGCCTCATCGCCGCCGTCGGCCATCCGCAACGGCCGACAGATCGAGACGGTCATCGACCGCGTCATTGTCGAAGACGGCGTCGTCGTGATGGCGAATGCGGCCGACCGCGTCGAGGACCGGATCGAGGGCATGAATGCCGAGATCACCATCGATGCGGAGCGCCGCGTCAGCGCCGTCGGCGGCGCGCAGCTCGGCGGCCGGCCGGCGAAATACGAGATCAAGGCGGCGCTGCCCGCTGTGGACGCGCAGCCGGTGCCGCTCGAATTCAAACTCGACGCGCCCGATCTGCTGCCCGCGCCGCTCGCCGCCAAGGCCGATGTGCGGCTGCGCGGCACGCTGCTGCAAATCAGCGGCCTGTCCGGCACGCTGGGCGACGGCGCCTTCAACGGCTGGGCCTCTGCCGATCTCGCCGGCAAGCCGCGGCTCAAGCTCGACCTCGATTTCCAGCGCCTCGACCTCGGCAATCCGCGCGCCCCCGCGCAGCCCGCCGGCGCGCCGTGGAGCGATGCCCGGATCGACCTGTCGGGCCTGAACTATGTCGACGCCGAGCTGCGGCTGTCGGCGGCCGAGCTCGATCTCGGCGCGGCGCATTTCGCCCCGGCATCGATCGACGCCAAGCTCGTCGGCGGCGTGGTCACCGCGCAGTTCTCGCAGATCGGCGTCTATGGCGGCGAGGCGGAGGGCCGGCTCGGAATCGACGCCTCGCAGCCGACGCCGTCGTTCAGCCTGAGCGGCGACCTCGACGGCGTCCGGGCGCTGCCGCTGCTGGGCGGCCTCGCCGAATTCGACAGGATCGACGGCAAGATGCAGGCGAAGCTGGCGTTGCGCGCCAGCGGCGACAGCCAGCGCGCCATCCTGTCGAGCATCGCCGGCACCGCTTTCGTCAACGTTCGCGACGGCGAAATCCGCGGCCTCAATGTCGCGCGGATGATCCGCAACCTGACCAGTTCGACGCTGTCGGGCTGGCAGCAGAGCGGCACCGAAGCCACCGACCTGACCCAGCTCGGCGCGTCGTTCCGGATCGCGCAGGGCAAGGCCGCGACCGCCGACCTCGCGCTGGCCGGCCCGCTGGTGCGGATGACAGGAGCCGGCACCATCGATCTCGGCGCCAAGACGCTGGCGCTCAAGGTCGAGCCGAAGCTGGTGCTGAACATTCAGGGCCAGAGCGGCACGGCGCAGAGCGGCGCGGCGAACGCCGAGCCGGTCGGGCTCGGCATCCCGGTGATGATCGAAGGGCCGTGGGCGTCGCCACGGATCTTCCCGGACGCCGCCGGCATCCTCGATAATCCGGACGCGGCCTATGCCCGGTTGCGCCAGATGGGCACGGGCCTGTTCGGCGCCCTCGGCGGCGGAGCGAACAGCAGCGCGGGCGGCGCGCAGGGGACGGACAATCCGCTCGGTGGCGCGCTCGGCGAAAGCATCGGCCGGCTGATCCAGCAGGGCCTCCAGAGCGGCGGCGCGGCCGGATCCCCGCGCGACGCGACGCCATCGCAGCCGCCATCGCCGCAACAGCCCGGCGCTGCGCCCGCCGACCGGACCGACGACGCCACCATGAACGCGATCATGAAGCAGTTGTTCGGCCGCCAATAG